From Denitrovibrio acetiphilus DSM 12809, the proteins below share one genomic window:
- a CDS encoding ATP-binding protein, whose translation MKELVVVSGKGGTGKTSISASLAVLAGKCIVVDCDVDAADMHLLLTPEVSKKQDFISGHQAFIREEYCTGCGICYRHCRFDAVERVDMSRKFVINEFSCEGCGLCVRLCPAGAISFPERLCGVWMESETRCGPMFHAKLAPAAENSGKLVALLKAEARRKAEESGVEVIIVDGSPGIGCPTIAALSGASAALVVIEPTVSGEHDLLRILELIKHFKIPAAVCVNKCDINPEVTQRIEKIAQDNGTFVAAKIRYSKNFTENQINSLTVVETPSEASKEIRELWETQIKPMLCV comes from the coding sequence TTGAAAGAGTTAGTTGTTGTGAGCGGGAAGGGCGGCACAGGGAAAACCAGTATATCAGCATCGCTGGCGGTCTTAGCTGGTAAATGCATAGTTGTCGACTGTGATGTTGATGCAGCAGATATGCACCTGTTGCTGACACCCGAAGTGAGCAAAAAGCAGGACTTCATCAGCGGGCATCAGGCTTTTATTCGTGAAGAATACTGCACAGGGTGCGGCATCTGCTATAGACATTGTCGTTTCGATGCGGTTGAGCGGGTTGACATGAGCAGGAAATTTGTAATAAACGAATTTTCGTGTGAAGGGTGCGGTCTTTGTGTGAGATTGTGCCCGGCAGGTGCTATAAGTTTTCCTGAAAGACTCTGCGGTGTATGGATGGAGTCAGAAACAAGGTGCGGACCTATGTTCCACGCAAAACTCGCTCCCGCCGCTGAGAACTCAGGAAAGCTTGTTGCATTGCTAAAGGCAGAGGCGAGACGTAAAGCTGAAGAGTCTGGTGTAGAGGTTATCATTGTTGACGGATCTCCGGGGATAGGATGTCCGACCATAGCGGCTTTATCAGGGGCATCAGCTGCGTTAGTTGTTATCGAACCAACTGTTTCGGGAGAGCATGACCTGCTTAGGATTTTGGAGCTGATAAAGCATTTCAAAATACCTGCTGCGGTATGTGTAAACAAATGCGACATTAACCCTGAGGTTACTCAGCGAATAGAAAAGATAGCGCAGGACAACGGTACATTTGTTGCAGCCAAGATCAGGTACAGCAAGAATTTTACTGAAAATCAGATAAACAGTTTGACTGTAGTAGAGACTCCTTCAGAAGCATCTAAAGAGATCAGAGAACTTTGGGAAACGCAAATAAAGCCTATGCTCTGTGTTTAA
- a CDS encoding NifB/NifX family molybdenum-iron cluster-binding protein has translation MRLAFSITGQDLDSDIDPRFGRAKRILIYDTQNEKSVVMDNDDNVNAAQGAGISLAQKLCEKEVNAVITGNCGPKALDALTKAGIEVFSTKIQKASLALTAHTNGLLERVGEA, from the coding sequence ATGAGACTGGCGTTCAGTATTACAGGTCAGGATCTCGACTCAGATATAGATCCAAGGTTCGGAAGAGCAAAACGTATCCTTATCTATGATACCCAAAACGAAAAGTCAGTTGTCATGGATAATGATGATAACGTAAATGCTGCTCAGGGAGCGGGCATCAGCCTTGCTCAGAAGTTGTGCGAAAAAGAAGTTAATGCTGTAATAACAGGGAATTGCGGTCCTAAAGCCCTTGATGCCTTAACAAAGGCGGGGATAGAGGTTTTCAGCACTAAAATTCAGAAAGCATCTTTAGCTCTGACAGCCCATACAAATGGCTTGCTGGAAAGGGTAGGAGAAGCCTAA
- a CDS encoding ATP-binding protein, translated as MKAGKGLLLFIPKSIKGQMVIMLSVLACLQILVTAVIFNGIVGQYLEQSHREKTLGLAKIIAKMPIVIDALKEGETNPELQQKMVDMQKAVNAQFIVVARKDGIRLAHPVKERIGKQFVGGDYSPSVEQGKIYTSWAEGTLGYSLRGFAPVRDKTGEILGFVSVGYLETSVLKLVHNAQKEPLAYLFAMLFVGLVGANLIGGYVKKLTLGLEPSEIASMHTEREIILNSVRAAIIAVDIDGHIRFNNNEASRLLGAIETGTNIDEILPQAYVIQRAVDMQEARDEEIFVNGSIMMFNIIPTIINGKTTGAVATFRKKGEIDYLNYELKQALQCSELLRVQSHEYSNKLHTISGLLQLEEYDEAKNIILKESEGYHRLVEFTDKQINCSMVAGVILGKYNRAGELLCGFELDFNGGWLEAPSMPEHILTILGNLIDNGIDAATENKDRKPLISVGLYEDSENFYIQVEDTGKGLPEGLDIFQKGISTKSGSRGIGLYNVTMAKNALGATIETGISERLGGAYLSVKVPKKGAEA; from the coding sequence ATGAAAGCTGGAAAAGGTCTATTACTATTTATTCCGAAATCTATCAAAGGTCAGATGGTTATTATGCTTTCTGTGCTTGCCTGCCTGCAGATACTTGTTACTGCTGTTATATTTAATGGAATAGTCGGGCAGTACCTTGAACAGTCTCATCGTGAAAAAACCCTTGGATTGGCAAAAATAATAGCCAAAATGCCCATTGTGATAGACGCACTGAAAGAGGGTGAAACAAATCCTGAGCTTCAGCAGAAAATGGTAGACATGCAGAAAGCAGTCAATGCACAGTTTATCGTTGTGGCACGGAAAGACGGGATAAGACTTGCGCATCCGGTGAAAGAGAGAATAGGAAAACAGTTTGTCGGGGGGGATTACTCTCCGTCTGTAGAACAAGGGAAGATTTATACCTCATGGGCAGAAGGTACACTGGGATATTCACTGAGAGGCTTTGCCCCTGTAAGGGATAAGACCGGTGAGATACTGGGATTTGTTTCAGTGGGATATCTGGAAACAAGCGTGCTTAAACTGGTTCATAATGCCCAGAAAGAACCTCTTGCCTATCTTTTTGCTATGTTGTTTGTGGGGCTGGTTGGTGCAAATCTAATCGGCGGATACGTGAAAAAACTTACTCTCGGGCTTGAACCTTCTGAAATAGCATCCATGCATACCGAAAGAGAGATAATTCTAAACAGTGTCCGTGCAGCAATAATTGCAGTAGACATTGACGGACATATACGTTTCAACAACAACGAGGCATCAAGACTGCTCGGGGCAATAGAGACCGGCACCAACATAGACGAAATACTCCCACAGGCATATGTCATTCAGAGGGCTGTAGATATGCAGGAAGCAAGGGATGAGGAGATATTTGTTAACGGCAGTATTATGATGTTCAACATCATCCCTACTATAATCAACGGAAAGACTACCGGAGCCGTTGCTACCTTCAGAAAGAAAGGTGAGATAGATTACCTCAACTATGAGCTGAAGCAGGCTTTACAGTGCTCGGAACTGCTCCGTGTGCAAAGCCACGAATATTCAAATAAACTGCACACTATCAGCGGACTTTTGCAGCTTGAAGAATATGATGAGGCAAAAAACATTATACTAAAAGAGTCAGAAGGCTATCATAGACTTGTAGAATTCACAGACAAACAGATAAACTGCTCTATGGTGGCAGGTGTTATACTTGGGAAATACAACAGAGCAGGGGAGCTTCTGTGCGGATTTGAGCTGGACTTTAACGGCGGATGGCTCGAAGCCCCATCCATGCCGGAACATATACTCACTATCCTCGGTAATCTGATAGACAACGGAATAGACGCTGCTACAGAAAACAAAGACCGCAAACCGCTTATCTCTGTCGGATTGTATGAAGACAGTGAAAACTTTTATATTCAGGTTGAAGATACCGGAAAGGGTTTGCCGGAAGGACTTGATATATTCCAGAAAGGGATATCAACCAAATCAGGCAGCAGAGGAATAGGGCTTTATAACGTTACGATGGCTAAAAACGCTTTAGGAGCAACAATAGAGACAGGAATATCCGAAAGACTGGGCGGAGCATATTTAAGTGTTAAAGTACCGAAGAAGGGGGCGGAGGCGTGA
- the thyA gene encoding thymidylate synthase: MQVYKDMVRYVMDNGVYLPNRTGVATYSVFSYFYRVNLADGYPLLTTKKMFFNSMVHELFWYLSGEEHIKDLRTKTKIWDAWADEEGLLETAYGRFWRRFPVPEKGLNGENWGKKWTHKDPETGQMVFDQIQYVIDNLKEVKNNPNCSAQRRLVVSAWHPANAAESKLPPCHYTYCFSVKAGKLNCHLTQRSGDIALGIPFNLSCYALLTMMLAKETGLKVGEFAHTIIDAHIYENHMEGLKEQLEREPLTLPKVEIADKPFDQLSFADIKLVDYESHPGIRFEVAV; the protein is encoded by the coding sequence ATGCAGGTTTACAAGGATATGGTCAGGTATGTTATGGATAACGGAGTATATCTCCCGAACAGAACAGGCGTGGCAACATACAGTGTTTTCAGTTATTTTTACAGAGTTAATCTGGCAGACGGATATCCTCTATTAACCACAAAAAAGATGTTTTTCAACTCTATGGTACATGAACTCTTCTGGTATCTCTCAGGTGAGGAACATATCAAAGACCTCCGTACAAAAACAAAAATATGGGACGCATGGGCTGACGAAGAAGGGCTTCTGGAAACTGCTTACGGTAGATTCTGGAGAAGGTTTCCTGTACCTGAAAAAGGGCTGAACGGAGAAAACTGGGGTAAAAAATGGACCCACAAAGACCCAGAGACAGGTCAGATGGTTTTTGATCAGATACAATATGTTATCGACAACCTTAAAGAAGTGAAAAATAACCCTAACTGCTCTGCACAACGCAGACTTGTGGTCTCTGCGTGGCATCCGGCCAATGCAGCAGAAAGCAAACTTCCGCCATGCCACTATACCTATTGTTTTTCAGTGAAAGCCGGTAAGCTCAACTGTCACCTTACACAGCGCTCAGGAGACATAGCACTTGGTATACCTTTCAACCTTTCATGCTATGCACTCCTAACGATGATGCTAGCAAAAGAAACAGGGCTTAAGGTCGGTGAGTTCGCACATACAATAATTGATGCTCACATCTATGAAAACCACATGGAAGGGTTGAAAGAACAGCTCGAAAGAGAACCTCTTACACTGCCTAAAGTAGAAATAGCGGACAAGCCTTTTGATCAGCTCTCGTTTGCTGATATCAAGCTTGTTGATTACGAGTCACATCCTGGTATACGTTTTGAGGTTGCTGTATGA
- a CDS encoding TIGR04283 family arsenosugar biosynthesis glycosyltransferase — MKVSVIIPVYNEQARINDLIRDIRSKSDCEIVICDPNGETVKSINDNSVMCVSSSKGRGIQMNTGAGKATGDLLVFLHADTILPDGFETEVRDVLSGYDVGAFHLEIDNRKFIFRIIEKGVSIRNRITRIPYGDQALFCTREAFEAVGGFQNISLMEDVRFMQDMKRKKKRIYLSGTPVRTSARRWEQEGFLFTCMRNWSIITLYYLGVSPNFLKRFYK, encoded by the coding sequence ATGAAAGTCAGTGTGATAATCCCTGTTTATAACGAACAGGCTCGTATAAATGATCTTATCCGAGATATCAGGAGCAAGTCTGATTGTGAAATTGTTATTTGTGACCCGAATGGGGAAACAGTAAAATCTATCAATGATAATAGTGTTATGTGCGTTAGTTCAAGCAAAGGTAGAGGTATTCAGATGAATACCGGAGCTGGGAAAGCAACAGGTGATTTACTCGTTTTTCTCCATGCGGATACTATCCTTCCTGATGGATTTGAAACAGAGGTGCGCGATGTACTTTCTGGTTATGATGTTGGAGCATTTCACCTTGAGATAGACAACCGAAAGTTTATATTCAGAATAATCGAGAAAGGCGTGAGCATCAGAAACAGAATAACCAGGATTCCATACGGCGATCAGGCTTTGTTCTGTACAAGAGAGGCTTTTGAAGCTGTGGGCGGATTCCAAAATATATCATTGATGGAAGATGTGCGTTTTATGCAGGACATGAAACGTAAAAAAAAGCGTATCTATCTGTCTGGTACCCCTGTGAGAACATCCGCCAGAAGATGGGAGCAAGAGGGATTTCTCTTCACATGTATGCGCAATTGGTCTATCATCACTCTTTACTATCTGGGAGTAAGTCCGAACTTTCTAAAAAGATTTTATAAATAA
- a CDS encoding response regulator, protein MIKVLIVEDDVNIANLHRRFTEKVEGFDVVGIANGLADAFEMTEILKPELVLLDMYFPEGSGMDFLWKIRSSGILTDIILITAARDVSVLQEAVRGGAFDYIVKPVVFERFNKSLNRFKDYLKEIRCEKTLEQNDIDSLLDRHSEAVINTQNMPKGIDPITLKKIISVFEKKHEAMSSDEVGRYIGASRNTARRYLEYLTGAGILTVDIDYGTVGRPEKRFKLVSDTP, encoded by the coding sequence GTGATAAAAGTTCTCATAGTTGAAGATGATGTCAATATTGCCAATTTACACAGACGTTTTACAGAAAAAGTTGAAGGGTTCGATGTTGTGGGTATTGCAAACGGTCTGGCAGATGCATTTGAAATGACAGAGATACTCAAACCAGAGCTTGTTCTTCTTGATATGTACTTTCCGGAAGGCTCAGGCATGGACTTTCTCTGGAAGATACGCAGTTCCGGGATACTTACCGATATAATACTCATTACAGCGGCAAGGGACGTGTCAGTGCTTCAGGAAGCTGTCAGAGGGGGAGCTTTTGACTATATCGTAAAGCCTGTTGTGTTCGAGAGGTTTAATAAATCCCTCAACAGATTCAAAGATTACCTTAAAGAGATACGCTGCGAGAAAACACTGGAGCAGAATGATATAGACAGCCTGCTGGACAGACATTCAGAAGCCGTCATAAACACTCAGAACATGCCAAAAGGAATAGACCCCATTACACTCAAAAAGATAATATCTGTCTTTGAAAAAAAGCACGAGGCGATGAGCTCAGACGAAGTCGGCAGATATATAGGAGCCAGCAGAAATACTGCGAGGCGATATCTGGAGTATCTTACCGGTGCGGGGATTCTGACTGTTGATATAGACTACGGCACTGTAGGGAGACCCGAAAAGCGGTTTAAGCTTGTTTCTGATACCCCGTGA
- a CDS encoding dihydrofolate reductase — protein MTKALIVAMTKDRVIGKNNDMPWHLPEDLKLFKAKTTGHIIAMGRKTYESIGRPLPNRENFVITRSGKEYDGCRVFGSVQECIKAAEEYDKTLFFIGGGQIYSDAVDMVDEMHISYIKENYDGDTFFPEFDESRWKVTETEEYGDFIYKKFVRLSA, from the coding sequence ATGACAAAAGCACTCATCGTTGCAATGACAAAAGACCGCGTGATAGGTAAGAACAACGATATGCCATGGCATCTGCCCGAAGACCTTAAGCTATTCAAAGCAAAAACTACAGGGCACATAATAGCCATGGGAAGAAAAACATATGAATCCATAGGCAGACCGCTGCCTAACAGGGAAAACTTTGTAATAACCCGCTCTGGAAAAGAATATGACGGGTGCCGTGTTTTCGGTTCTGTTCAGGAATGTATAAAAGCTGCTGAAGAATATGACAAAACTCTCTTTTTTATCGGCGGAGGGCAAATCTATTCAGATGCCGTTGATATGGTTGATGAAATGCACATTTCATACATTAAAGAGAACTATGATGGGGACACTTTTTTCCCTGAATTTGACGAAAGCAGATGGAAGGTAACAGAGACGGAAGAGTATGGGGATTTTATATATAAAAAATTTGTTCGGCTATCTGCCTGA
- a CDS encoding P-loop NTPase — protein MVIAVASGKGGTGKTTVSVNLASVIKGKVQLLDCDVEEPNADLFLKTRGHETEIVSLPVPELCESLCVNCCSCVEFCQFNALVSLAGKVVAFPELCHSCGGCIEICPNNALKETQKRIGTKSKSKSGNISLVQGVLDVSSPLVPPLIHSVKKELKQNQIVILDAPPGASCPLIATVNDADVIVLVTEPTPFGLNDLILIVDAIKPLGHPFGVVINRDNNIFKGVEEFCSKEKIPVLMKIPEDRKIAEAYSNGQIIVSVLTEYRERFRTLMEKIKELYNLRSCH, from the coding sequence ATGGTTATCGCGGTTGCCTCAGGCAAAGGGGGGACAGGTAAAACAACTGTTTCTGTTAATTTGGCTAGTGTTATTAAGGGAAAGGTTCAGCTTTTGGATTGCGATGTTGAAGAACCCAATGCTGACCTTTTTCTTAAAACAAGAGGACATGAAACAGAGATAGTGTCTTTGCCCGTCCCCGAACTTTGTGAAAGCTTATGCGTTAACTGTTGTAGTTGCGTAGAATTTTGCCAATTTAATGCTCTTGTATCTCTTGCCGGAAAGGTAGTTGCTTTTCCTGAGCTGTGCCACAGTTGCGGAGGGTGTATTGAGATATGCCCGAACAACGCTCTGAAAGAAACGCAAAAGAGAATCGGTACAAAATCAAAATCAAAAAGCGGAAATATCTCTTTAGTACAGGGGGTTCTCGATGTAAGTTCCCCGCTTGTCCCACCTCTCATTCACTCGGTGAAAAAAGAGCTGAAACAAAATCAAATAGTTATCTTAGATGCTCCGCCGGGGGCTTCCTGTCCTTTGATCGCAACGGTAAACGACGCTGATGTTATCGTGCTTGTAACAGAACCGACACCATTCGGGTTGAATGATCTGATCTTGATCGTTGATGCCATAAAGCCTCTTGGACATCCGTTTGGTGTTGTTATCAACCGCGACAACAACATTTTTAAAGGGGTGGAAGAATTTTGCAGCAAAGAGAAAATCCCTGTGCTGATGAAAATACCAGAAGATAGAAAAATAGCAGAAGCATATTCCAATGGGCAAATTATTGTCAGTGTCTTAACTGAATACAGGGAAAGATTTAGAACTCTTATGGAGAAAATCAAGGAATTATATAATCTAAGGAGTTGTCATTGA
- a CDS encoding glycosyltransferase, producing the protein MKILHIDTGKEWRGGQRQALFLHEGLLEYGIESIIVCNAHGQLCRKNINGIVPVTFKGEADLSFLSELKRIIKEFQPDIVHTHDAHSLTPALFAKVTGRSFRLINTRRVDFSINKGFISRKKYNNDKVDRVVAISEAIKDMLIKDGVKPEKVPVINSGVRFPNSINYSKVLELREKYEITPETYIVGCVANIADHKDHKVLLSAYDKFYRVVGGTKLILVGDGPLMEEIREFSETLESRSSIIFTGYSDYVYEHIALFDIFCMSSKTEGLCTSIIDAFFMGRPVIATRAGGIPELVKHKFNGLLSDVGDIDEFAENLLEIYDDMPMENKFSANGYHTALKFSDGGMVSKYINLYKELLSGR; encoded by the coding sequence ATGAAAATACTTCACATAGACACAGGTAAAGAATGGCGTGGCGGACAGAGACAGGCTCTGTTTCTGCATGAGGGACTGCTGGAATACGGTATAGAATCCATCATTGTGTGTAACGCACATGGGCAGCTTTGCAGAAAAAACATTAACGGCATAGTGCCAGTAACTTTCAAGGGTGAAGCAGACCTGAGCTTTCTTTCAGAATTAAAACGAATTATCAAAGAATTTCAGCCGGATATTGTACACACTCATGATGCCCACTCACTCACCCCTGCCCTCTTCGCAAAAGTCACAGGGAGAAGCTTCAGGCTTATCAACACCCGCAGGGTGGATTTCAGTATAAACAAGGGGTTCATCAGCAGGAAAAAGTATAACAATGACAAGGTTGACAGAGTTGTTGCTATTTCAGAGGCAATAAAGGATATGCTGATTAAAGACGGTGTCAAACCTGAGAAAGTACCTGTAATCAACAGCGGAGTACGCTTTCCGAATAGTATCAACTACAGCAAAGTTCTTGAACTGAGAGAAAAATATGAAATCACACCTGAGACATATATTGTCGGATGTGTTGCCAATATTGCTGACCATAAAGACCACAAAGTTCTGTTAAGCGCTTATGACAAGTTTTACAGGGTAGTTGGCGGAACAAAGCTTATCCTCGTCGGAGACGGACCGCTGATGGAAGAGATCAGAGAGTTTTCTGAAACACTTGAAAGCCGAAGCAGTATCATATTCACCGGTTATTCAGACTATGTTTACGAGCACATCGCACTTTTTGATATTTTTTGTATGTCATCGAAAACCGAAGGGTTATGTACTTCTATAATTGATGCTTTCTTTATGGGACGTCCTGTTATAGCCACCAGAGCTGGCGGTATACCGGAGCTTGTGAAGCATAAGTTTAACGGGTTATTAAGTGATGTAGGCGACATAGACGAATTCGCTGAGAATCTCCTTGAGATATATGACGACATGCCTATGGAGAATAAATTTTCAGCAAACGGCTACCATACTGCCCTTAAATTCAGTGACGGCGGGATGGTGAGTAAATATATCAATCTATACAAAGAACTTTTATCAGGCAGATAG
- a CDS encoding TVP38/TMEM64 family protein, producing MIKKLIVLVIIIAAALWLRQSEYAELLTLEALKANGDALRIYVADHYISSVGLYVVIYMVVAGLNIPGAVILSIGGGYVFGAIAGTVFAVTSATLGAGIGFLTARYIMGSSLNVKYAKQLQRLNRELETNGYLYMLTLRLIPAFPYFLINILAGLTKLRFGTFIWTSYIGMIPGGFVFVYAGSRLNNISSLSDIFSPEMLSAFVLLGALMLIPVAYKKIKRR from the coding sequence GTGATAAAGAAACTCATAGTCCTTGTTATAATAATTGCTGCTGCTCTCTGGCTCAGGCAGAGTGAGTATGCCGAGCTTCTGACTCTGGAAGCTTTGAAGGCAAACGGTGATGCTCTTAGGATTTACGTGGCTGACCATTACATAAGTTCTGTAGGGCTTTATGTTGTTATCTATATGGTAGTTGCCGGACTTAATATCCCCGGTGCTGTCATATTGAGTATCGGCGGCGGTTATGTTTTCGGAGCGATAGCGGGAACTGTATTTGCTGTAACATCTGCTACCTTGGGGGCTGGGATAGGGTTCCTTACTGCCAGATACATAATGGGGTCGTCTTTGAATGTCAAATATGCGAAACAGCTTCAGAGGCTAAACAGAGAGCTTGAGACCAACGGATATCTCTATATGCTGACTCTCAGGCTCATACCTGCCTTTCCATACTTTCTGATAAATATACTTGCCGGACTAACAAAACTCCGCTTCGGAACCTTTATATGGACAAGCTATATCGGGATGATACCCGGCGGATTTGTGTTTGTATACGCAGGCAGCAGGCTGAACAATATCAGCTCTCTGTCCGATATCTTTTCACCAGAAATGCTTTCCGCCTTTGTTCTGTTGGGGGCTCTGATGCTCATTCCCGTGGCATATAAAAAGATTAAGAGGCGTTGA
- a CDS encoding anaerobic C4-dicarboxylate transporter produces the protein MLYLQFVFLLLMLYTGSRYGGIGLGVVSGIGLAVEVFIFGMAPTSPPITVMLIILAVVTCASILEAAGGLKYMLQVAERLLRSNPRRITILGPLVTYTMTFMLGTGHAVYSIMPIIGDVALKNNIRPERPMAAASVASQLGITASPISAAVVYYLSQLSNINPNITLLTILSVTVPSTLCGCIAMSIYSLRRGKELKDDKEYQKRLQDPVWGERIRNTTATTLDEVLPTSARNAVLIFLLALVTIVIIAMVPSIRTLAEGQKPIAMSVIIQMMMLAFGGLILIVTKTKTNKVPEGVVFKSGMVAAIAIFGIAWMSDTYFQHAMPSFKVGITAMVQDYPWTFALAMFIVSVVINSQAATCRMMLPVGLGLGLPPALLIGIMPSCYGYFFIPNYPSDIATCNFDTTGTTKIGKFYFNHSFMVPGLISVITACLVGYALATIII, from the coding sequence ATGTTATATTTACAGTTTGTTTTTCTTCTTTTAATGCTTTATACAGGCAGCCGCTACGGCGGAATAGGGCTTGGAGTTGTTTCAGGAATAGGGCTTGCCGTCGAGGTTTTTATATTCGGCATGGCACCAACATCACCGCCTATCACAGTTATGCTCATAATACTTGCTGTGGTAACCTGCGCGTCTATACTGGAAGCAGCAGGGGGGCTTAAGTATATGCTTCAGGTGGCTGAACGGCTTCTGAGGTCAAATCCGAGAAGGATAACAATACTCGGACCGCTCGTGACTTATACAATGACATTTATGCTTGGTACAGGACACGCTGTCTATTCAATCATGCCTATCATCGGAGACGTTGCTCTTAAGAACAATATCCGCCCTGAAAGACCTATGGCTGCGGCATCAGTTGCATCTCAGCTCGGGATAACAGCCAGTCCTATTTCAGCCGCTGTTGTTTATTACCTGTCTCAGCTGTCGAACATCAACCCGAACATTACATTACTCACAATTCTCAGCGTAACAGTGCCGTCAACGCTTTGCGGATGTATAGCTATGTCTATCTACAGCCTGCGCAGAGGAAAAGAGCTTAAGGATGACAAAGAATATCAGAAGAGGCTGCAAGACCCTGTCTGGGGGGAGCGTATCAGGAACACAACAGCCACAACCCTTGACGAAGTTCTGCCTACATCAGCCCGAAATGCTGTACTGATATTCCTTCTGGCACTTGTCACAATCGTTATAATAGCTATGGTTCCATCTATCAGAACCCTTGCAGAGGGGCAGAAACCAATAGCAATGTCAGTAATCATTCAGATGATGATGCTTGCCTTCGGTGGGCTTATCCTTATAGTAACAAAGACAAAAACAAATAAAGTTCCGGAAGGAGTTGTGTTTAAGTCAGGAATGGTTGCTGCTATTGCAATATTCGGTATCGCATGGATGAGCGACACATACTTTCAACACGCAATGCCAAGCTTTAAGGTCGGCATAACAGCTATGGTGCAGGACTATCCCTGGACATTCGCACTTGCAATGTTTATCGTATCTGTCGTCATTAATTCACAGGCTGCCACATGCCGAATGATGCTTCCCGTCGGGCTTGGTCTGGGGCTTCCGCCGGCTCTCCTGATAGGTATTATGCCTTCCTGTTACGGCTACTTTTTTATCCCAAACTATCCGTCAGATATCGCAACATGTAACTTTGACACTACAGGAACAACAAAAATAGGTAAATTCTATTTTAATCACAGTTTCATGGTTCCCGGACTCATATCAGTGATTACTGCATGTCTTGTGGGTTATGCTCTCGCGACAATAATTATCTGA